In Pseudomonas sp. ADAK2, the genomic window GCGTTTTTCTGCTGGCAGTGGCCGGACTGCTGATCGTCCAGAATGCCATGGGCATCGGCCTCGCAAAAATGCTCGGGCTCGATCCTTTGATGGGACTGCTGACCGGTTCGATTACGTTGTCGGGCGGTCACGGTACAGGTGCCGCGTGGGGGACGGTGTTCAGCGAGAAGTACGGTCTGGCGTCGGCCTCCGAGCTGGCGATTGCGTCTGCGACGTTCGGCCTGGTGTTGGGTGGCTTGATTGGTGGTCCGGTCGCTCGTCTGCTGATCAAGCGTGTTCAAGTGCCTGGCTGCCACCCTCAGGAAACACCACAGTTGCCAAAGGGCTTTGAGCAGCCGAACAAAGAGCGCTCGATTACGCCATTTTCGTTTATCGAAACACTCGCTCTGATCGCGGTCAGCTTATTGGCCGGCAATCTTCTGAATGGCTGGCTGCAAGGAACGGCACTTGAATTGCCGACGTTCGTTTGCGTCTTGTTCGTGGGTGTCGTTTTACGCAATGGGCTTTCAGCGTTGGGCTTGTATCAGGTATTCGAGCGTGAAGTCTCGGTGCTGGGGAATGTCAGCCTGTCGCTGTTTCTGGCGATTGCCTTGATGTCGCTCAAACTGTGGGACCTGGCGGCACTGGCCTTGCCGATCTTCATCATTCTGGCTGCTCAAGCATTGGTCATGGCGCTGTTTGCGATTTTCGTGACGTTCAGAATCATGGGCAGTAACTACGATGCGGCGGTGTTGGCGGCAGGGCACTGCGGTTTCGGGCTGGGTGCCACACCCACGGCCATCGCTAACATGCAGGCGGTGACGCAGCGCTACGGGCCTTCGCAG contains:
- the gltS gene encoding sodium/glutamate symporter, which codes for MIQLDFYGTLVAASLVLLLGRGLVTRVGFLRNYNIPEPVAGGLLVALALLVLRTFDIELRFDTSLQTPLMLAFFATIGLSADFASLKKGGRAVGVFLLAVAGLLIVQNAMGIGLAKMLGLDPLMGLLTGSITLSGGHGTGAAWGTVFSEKYGLASASELAIASATFGLVLGGLIGGPVARLLIKRVQVPGCHPQETPQLPKGFEQPNKERSITPFSFIETLALIAVSLLAGNLLNGWLQGTALELPTFVCVLFVGVVLRNGLSALGLYQVFEREVSVLGNVSLSLFLAIALMSLKLWDLAALALPIFIILAAQALVMALFAIFVTFRIMGSNYDAAVLAAGHCGFGLGATPTAIANMQAVTQRYGPSQIAFLVVPMVGAFFIDIINVIVIKLYLALPFFAVA